In Aedes albopictus strain Foshan chromosome 3, AalbF5, whole genome shotgun sequence, the genomic window tcggcggacgacggacagcgaacctgtgggaaaTCTGGTGAATCCaaacgaccggagaaagcttctgaactggagagctggagtttgccgttgcgagagttgcttccggaagtggaccctacaatttcttgagcgatttttttcctgaatttaccaggcatcgagataggccaagaactttcctgcgatctgcgtactacccatataaagccaacacaaggcttactgacgattccgagagtaaacagtgtgtaagtttattcgcacccgcctgcttcgtgagtaagaagcaaaacgaaaataaaaacactcatgagtttttatttgtgaagaactagtggaggcgCGGGTAGTGCATTTTAGTGTGATTATAAtaacaaatccagtgattatccttcataaactaatgctttgtgcttcattgttcctgaaaagcagcactgcaaGTCGTGAAAATGcggttttcgtcaaaatgcaaaaaactcagAGAAGCAACGTGAATCACAGGCGAGTGCTTGCCAACTTCGTTTACTCACGGATatagaagtgcgagtattctcgggcccctgttgttcacgagtaggtttgttttgctttgtgtctgctcagctgcaatcttcatcattttccatccttTGCCAGGAGAGCTAGTTCATAATAAATGTATTGAATTTAGCATTGAAGCTGCAAAGCAAAATACCTTTACTAATCATTGTGTATTTGTGCAGAAAATGATTCTTCCCGATAGGTAACATATACAGTGTACcatacaattgtccgtacagcaattttttggtcaaaataaatttGCATTCAAATGGTCATAAgctttttatacatcaatcaaatacgctgaaatttagatcaatcataaattatatgttgaatctccattggtaaaattttgagcgagatcgaataagttttctgaaagtaatacaacttttagtaaaacttataagattcttgaacacatttttaaaacattatatttcaatatgtactcgatgaaactttttccatttttttttttgatgcagcttaaacctaaggctttcatatgcagcttcgtttgaggtttaatattcactacaaaaaaatatgaaaaatctgtatatcaagtgtatgccaagtgttttcaacgttttaaaaCTCTCCTAATgtcatatttttatacaggacctgctaaactacatatgaagagtaggtcctatgtatttttcgttcagtcaatgcacttttattggtggaaaacgtttggcagattatatgtgcaaaataaggtaaATTTTTAAATATCATAAACTACATAagtacatttttcatattttttgtagtgcatataaaacctcaaaagtagctgcatatgaaaaccttaggtattagctgtaacacacaaaaaattgaaaaagtttcatcgagtacatactgagatataatgttttaaaaatatgtacaaaaataagtttttctaaaagttgtataactttcagaaaacttattcgatatcgctcaaaattttaccaatggagttttaatatatgattcatgattggtcaaaatttcagcgttttttaatgacgtataaaaaagttatgaacatttgaatgaaaaattgttttgaccaaaaaaatgctgtacggacaatagtttgatacactgtacataatATAGATACAAATGATACATCTTGTAGCACTTCCTTGCATTTTCTCTACAACATTACCATTCTTACGTACAACACATAACCACAAATCACCATATGCCTCTGGCAGGCATTACACGTGCGCATCATGGCCATCGATAGATGAAATATGAAGCAGTTTCGCTGCCACACTCCTAGCTCATCGGAAAACCACTCCTTGATTGGCACTGGACAATGGGGGATACGCACTAAGGAAGTCCATCTACGTAGCAGGCCTGCAAGATGTGTATCTTTGTTGCTAATTTATGTTTTCTAAGTTTCGAAGTTTTTTAATGGTTTTTGAATACACTTTGcctaaattttcttcagggtgAGATGACTTCACAATGTTACTTCTTGTTTTTGGCCTCTTAGTATTTTGGACTCTACAGTTTCAATATGAAattatagcctttcggtacatttTGGTTGCACAAGAAACGTAAAATTAATGATAAGGTTTAGGTCATCCATCAGGACGACGGGTAGACCCATGTCAAAATCGATTACGATGGTGATGGATTTTTGAAACAGGAAGGATACTTACGTAACGTCATAATGCTGTAGCAACTGGCGAGGTATGGAAGCCCTTACCGATCAATACCTATATTCGCCAATTTCACAGTTGGTGGAGGGAATCGTAATTGGCAACAGGAAGGTTTCCATTACGTGTATCAGCTTCCGTTGCGACCTAGATCCAACATGAGGAAGCATTCGTCACATCACAACACAGCAACGTTTGTCAGGAAACGATGTGATGACAAGATTAGTTATTACATATTTCTGTCACGGCTTGTTTGCTCATATTACACCACATTCTCTTTCCTTCGAAACTCGTGTCATGTTTCTATACACACGGAGATGATGTTGACTTTTCTCGTTTTGATGGACACGATATGGCAAAGTATCAACATCATACGGAGCAGTATACTTTGGCCGGATATGTTGCTCTTTTTTGCAGAGGCGGGGGTATCGGTTTCTTCAAAGCAAACACTTTAACTATTCTGGACGAAGCATGAAAAGACATGCAGGCATACAAAATAAGTTGAATCAATCTGTTTGCGTGTTGCATTTATGTTATAAGAATCAGAATATGTCATTTTTATGAATATTGTTCTTCATGCATATTcataaaaatgacaaattttgatttttataacATTAATGCAACATGCAAACAGATTGATTACTCAATACAAAATTTGAATGCTATGGAAATTTCGCTACTGATTGCTGTAAATTTTAGGATATCTAATAGTATTGGTTAACCTCTCATAACAATGTTTTTACCTTTGTCACTTTTCCTATCTATTTACAATTTTAAATTCATTTAGTAAACGAATGCGAGTTCCGATTTCCCAAAGCAACGAATATGACAGCTTCTCACACCACCCAATACCATTTGAGTTTTCCAAATTCAATTCCCAACGGGGTCACGTTTGTTTTCCGAGCACATTATGTTAGACAGAGATAGATACCTACCGTGCTCCGGTTCACTAATCAACTCTCCCTCAATCGGTCTTGTCCGTAACACGTGAGCCAAAAGTTGATCAATCAAATTATCCGCAGTTTCTCCTGTTCTCTGTTGGAAAAGCGTTGCAAAATCTCTGACATCAGAATCATGGAATGGAGCTGGAAAATCTAATTAGCCTTAGTAATGTGTGAGTCAATCCAGTAGTAAGTTCATCGGTAGTTGAAACTTTTGAATTCGTACCATAAGTTTATTAGACCTGTTTGCTTTTTGAAATGAGTGCCACAAGAAAACAATTGAATGAAaatataatcattttttttttcctcccctgttggggaaattacacgctcagaaaaccgttctgataaacgtgaacaaacaaacgcaaatatgagaacaagcaaatatacaccgtgaactggaactagttccagctgtcaatatgggcgttctagaaaacgtgaaatctagttcacggtgtacatttcttattgttgttatcgttgctatgcatagttcccgtttgttcccgttgccgtgattgggagttcacaTATGTGATATCGGGCAATTATTGGTTACGTCACCTTATCATGTTGTGTAGAGTAGCAGCACAGTGAGCGAGTGGCAATGAGTGTGGAGTAGTAGAGTTTGGGACAGCAACGAATAAAGGTGTGCCTCGCGGCGCGGAGTATATTGGAATATTAACATTCCGTGTGTTATTTTTCGAATCCTCGAAGTTCCCGTTACTACATTTGGCGACGACGGTGAATTATGTAAGTGTTCGGACAAAACGTGATATATTCATACCCCTCACTACACTACCGTTTGTACTCATACATACACTAGTTTAAGTAGAGTAAATAAAGCAGTACGTCAGTACATCTTATGCCTCCGCCATGGCAGGACGGCGATGTGAACGATCGCGTTTTATTACAATTAAATAACCACTACGTCAAGGGTCCAAGCCCGTTGCACGATCATATTTTGGTGCCGTGACCAAACGCGTGATACCTGTGGCGCGGGCAATATTATCAACCGCTGTAATGTGACGATGTGCTGCAATTAAAACCCCATCAGTACCAAAGATGTTACGTGTTACACCAGCTCTGAGGACTCCACTTCATTCCCGGCTACGGTGGTGTGGCCCCTCGGTAGCCACCTAGCAGAATCGTGTACGTTCCTGGCTCACCGTGGACTTTTGCAGTTCTGGCCAGGAATCATATTCAAGTGGCGAATGCGTTTGTCGGATCCCATGCAGCTATTGTGTCATCGTCGCTATCATTTTTGGACGACGTGGAGGAACAAAGCACCTGTACAACAATGGATGTCTTCCCGCAGCGGTTGCTACATTTCTCGTTTCATCATATTCTGTGTCAATCGTATCATCAGCTACCAGTTTGTTTAGTgtttttttatgaatgaattaATGATACCGTGCTTGTAGTTCCTGGTTTTTATATTGAAAACCGTTGGTTTTGGCGGGCCGGTATGTTCGGACAAAACGTGATATATTCATACCCCTCACTACACTACCGTTTGTACTCATACATACACTAGTTTAAGTAGAGTAAATAAAGCAGTACGTCAGTACATCTTATGCCTCCGCCATGGCAGGACGGCGATGTGAACGATCGCGTTTTATTACAATTAAATAACCACAACGTCAAGGGTCCAAGCCCGTTGCACGATCAGTAAGTAATCAGTGAAATCTTGTGAAGAATATGAAGTGAGCATACAAAATTATCACTTGCGTTCGGCACATCATTCGCTTGAAAAAAATGGCGGAAGGTGAAAACGAAGGGAAAGCTAGCAGTGGCTGGAGTACTCCAGCCATGGGTGTGATTGTGTGTGggaagaagagctgtagaaggcaaaagaaaaaaaatctacgtGTAAATATGGAAAGAGGTACCAACGTGTGATGGTTAACATTGTTGCCTTGGTGTACAAATTAATCACTGTTCGCTACTGCAGCAGAAGGGAATGGTAGTTATGTGGAAAATCTAAAACCGCTAGTGTGTATTTGTGAAGAGAAACGAGGAGCGGGTATGACGAAAAAGTTCATGTTATTCTTTTACTAGTAGTGGGGGGGTAAATGTGTGTCTGTGCCAACTTTGTGTGAatgtaaaattactgaaaatagaAACAGGCAGAGAGTTGCGGAGCAGTTGGACAGTTTACGCATGTGTTGAATTCTTCATACGATGTTGAGAATTTGATACACACATACACAGGTAAGTCAcattgaaccaaaaaaaaaaaaactgatcgaaaaacaaaaatgaaGGAATTGGACGGATTTTTTTCGCGGTACTGCAAGCAAGTGATCACGGGACGTTTTTCAATAAGGTTGATGATAATTCCATTTATAATGAATAGAAGCGGTATCGCTGAGAACGGGATCGTTCATAATAAAGGATATGACAGTATTGGTGAAGTTGAGGAAGAATatgaatgatgatgatggttgacgGAATCGTCATTAAATGAACAAAATGTGATGTGTGAGAATAGCAAATGTCCCTAGTGCTGGAAAATACTAATATATAATTTAATCAAGGATTTAATTGAGATAAAGCGGTATCGCTATTATTGTGAATTCGAAAGAGAACAGACAAGTAAGCGGAATCGCTGTCATTAATTTGGAGTTAAGCGGGTTCGCTGGCGGATTCGCTATAAATACATTCAAGAGAAGCGGATTCGCTAGTTTCTAGAAAAATAACGCATGGTTGTTATATTGGCATTCTCGATGGAAGCGGAGTCGCTATACTCTTATTCTCAATGAAAGATAAGgtaaggttttttttatttttaagcggATTCGCTATGAACATTTTTGGGAGAAGCGGATTCGCTTGTGTGTGAGAAGAAGTAAGCGGGTTCGCTTGACAGTTGTTAGAGTGGGTTGATTGACTGATACACAACAAATAGCTCTGAAATGCTAACTTAGTTCTTATGTGTGCAAATGTTTTTTTTACTATCAATATAACATGAAAGGAATGATGTGCCGAAtagtgaagttttggataaaaatCGTTTATACCGAGTTTATCATGCTTTTGGGTATTTTATGTTATTTTCGCTGGTTTTTGCAATAGGGCTGGAAATGACTGCCGTGTAAGAGCGTTCCAGACGTCGGTGGAATCTTCTCAGCTACCGGTAGCATGGAGCAAGTGGAAAAGAGATTTGGAATCGTACTTTGAGGCAGAGAACATTGTTTCGCAGTATCAGAGAAAAGCCAAGTTGCTATATCTGGGTGGTCCGGACTTGAGGGATATATTTGACAATCTCCCGGATGTTGACAATGTTCCTCATGTATTGGTGGACCCGCCATACTATGACACGGCGATTTCTAAGCTGGATGCTCATTTTGAGCCGTTCCGCCGTCGAACGTATGAACGACACCAATTTCGACAAATCGCGCAAAAACCAACAGAGAGGTTCTCAGATTTTGTGCTACGACTACGTACACAAGTAAAGCGTTGTGAATACAGTCAACCGGATGAGATGGTTGTTGACCAAATTGTGGAAAAATGCACATCCAACAAATTACGGCAGAAGCTTCTGAAACGAGACATGTTTCTTGATGAGGTTGAGGCACTTGGTACTAGCTTGGAAGAAAGCGAGCGTCAACTGAAGGAATTCAATAGAGTTCCTCATGAATCTATCAACAGACTATCGTTTCGGAATCAAAACCATGGACATCCATCATCATTTTCCAACAGGCAGGGAGTTCCGAAAATCCCGTATCAATGGACGAATAACCGTTACTCGTACTCTCGTGGTGGCCTGAATCAATCTAGATCAGAACCAGTATGTTTCGCGTGTGGGAAAAAGGGTCACGTGAAAGGCGCAGAAGGTTGTCCGGCGAGTCGAGCTCAATGCTTGAAATGTCGGGGATTTGGCCATTTCGCCCGCCAGTGTCTCAAGAGACCTAACAACGACCAGCGTGGACCGGTTCCAGTAAAGCGTATCAGAGCGGTTCATGAAAAGGACGAGCAAAACAAGGACGACGATGGTTACATCTTTTATGCCATGGGGAGAAACACTTTTATGTTTCAGATCGGTGACGTTGAAGTCCCGATGGTAATTGATTCGGGGGCTGCGGCGAACATAATCAGCATTACTGTTTGGGAAGAAATGAAACGATTGGGCGCTAAGGTTTCGAATATGTCTACGATGGTTGATAAGGATTTCACCAGCTACGCTTCAACAAAGCCGATGGAGATACTAGGAAGTTTTACGGCAACTGTCCAAGGAGGCGGAAGACGAACTGAAGCAACTTTTTATGTGGCCAAGAAGGGACAACAATGCTTATTGGGAGATCAGACAGCCAAAGAGTTGAGCGTCCTTAAAGTAGGGTTTGATGTAGGAAATGTCGAGCAACAGCAGGAATTCACCAAGTTCAAGGGAGTGGTTGTCGAAATACCTATCGATGAGGAAGTTCAACCGGTTCAGCAGCCCTACCGCCGAGTACCGTTCGCTTTGGAAGAGAAGGTAGAAGAAAAGTTGAGGATGATGTTGGCACAGGGAATTATTGAACGTGTACGAGGACCATCCCGGTGGGTATCGCCAATGGTACCGGTGCTGAAGGACTCAGGCGAGATAAGGTTATGCATCGATATGCGCCGAGCAAACCAGGCGATTATAAGGGAGACGCATCCACTTCCAACGGTAGAAGAGTTATTGGGCTCAGTCAGCGGAGCCACTGTTTTCTCAAAGTTGGATGTAAAGGACGCGTACCACCAACTGGAAATTTCGGAGAAGTCGCGAACCATTACAACGTTCATTACCAAAAGCGGGTTGTTCAGGTAAATTTGCATTTTTAAGAAACTCTTCGTCAGTTGGTTTCCATTTTGAATAATTCACATGGGTATGAACtagaaataaatttaattgaatttTCAATTTTGTATGTTATTTTTCTTTTCAATGTTTGTTGTCGAACAGATTCAAAAGGCTCATGTTTGGTGTTAGTTGCGCACCTGAAATTTTCCAGAAGACCATGGAATCTATATTGGCAGGTCTAAAAGGAATTGTGGTATATCTGGATGACGTCATGGTATATGGATCAAATAGGGCAGAACATGATGAGAGActggctctacttcaaaatcgTTTAAAAGAGTATGACATTCTTTTGAACGAGACGAAATGCATTTATGGTGTCGACCAATTGGATTTCTTGGGGAACGTGATGGACAGAAACGGCATTCGTCCCACAGAACACCGTCTGGAAGCGATCAGGAACTTCAGAGAACCGCGAAACGTATCTGAATTAAGAAGCTTTCTGGGCTTAATCACCTATGTAGGTCGCTTCATCCCGAACCTTGCCTCAAAAACGGATCCACTTCGGCAACTTTTGAGACAAGGAATTTCTTACCAGTGGACAGAAATTCACCAACAAGCGTTTAACGAAATTAAGGATGCGGCTTGTAATGTAGGCTACTTGGGTTTTTTCAGTAGAGAAGATAAAACGAAGCTTATTGCCGATGCCAGCCCCGAAGGCGTGGGAGCAGTTTTAATACAAGAGAATAACGAAGGAGGAACGCGAATTATTGCTTTTGCGAGTAAAGCACTCTCTGATCTGAAGAAGAAATATTTTCAGACTGAGCGTGAAGCGCTAGCACTAGTCTGGGCAGTCGAAAAGTTCCAGCTGTACCTTCTCGGAACGAAATTCCAGCTGATCACGGACTGCAAAGCCCTCAAATTTCTGTTCGGCCCACGGTCCAAACCATGCCCAAGGATTGAACGCTGGGTACTACGTCTCCAGTCATACGACTACGAAAACATCCACGAACCGGGAGCTACAAACCTGGCTGACCCCCTGTCGCGTTTGTCACTCAGCGAAGAGAAATCATTTGATGATCATACGATGTACATTCACCATTTAGTGGAAGCCTCTATTCCAGAAGCAGTGACGTTGCATAACGTTGCTGAAGAAACGCAGAATGATCCGATTCTTCAAGAATTGATTCACGCTTTAGAGACAAATGTGTGGACGGAAGATGTGCGACTGTATAAGCCATTTCAAGCCGAACTGCACGTAGCGGAGGAAGTGGTAATGAGAGGTGATCGactgataatccctgaaaaacttcgaAAGCAGATTCTCGATTGTGCACACGACGGCCATCCAGGCATGAGCTTAATGAAGCGAAGACTACGACAGAAAACATGGTGGCCAAAGATGGACGATCAATGCGAAAAATACGTGAAGCAATGTAATCCATGTACCTTAGTATCATCACTTGGGCCACCGGAGCCGATGTTGAGAACCAAAATGCCGGATAAAGCTTGGACAGACGTGGCTGTGGACTTTCTTGGGCCGCTTCCGACTGGACACAATCTGTTGGTCATTGTTGATTACTACAGTCGGTTCGTCGAGGTAGTAGTTATGAAAAAGATAACTGCTGAATTAACTATTGAAGCTCTATTTGAGACATTCACTCGTTTCGGGGTGCCAGAAGTGCTGCGATCGGACAACGGTCCGCAATTCATAAGTGAAAGCTTCAAATCATTTTGCAAAGAGTTTGGTATCGTACAACAGAAAACTACTCCCTATTGGCCACAGGCCAATGGGGAGGTAGAAAGAATGAACAGCTCAATACTGAAGCGTCTACGCATAAGCCAAGAAA contains:
- the LOC134289752 gene encoding uncharacterized protein LOC134289752, which produces MAGNDCRVRAFQTSVESSQLPVAWSKWKRDLESYFEAENIVSQYQRKAKLLYLGGPDLRDIFDNLPDVDNVPHVLVDPPYYDTAISKLDAHFEPFRRRTYERHQFRQIAQKPTERFSDFVLRLRTQVKRCEYSQPDEMVVDQIVEKCTSNKLRQKLLKRDMFLDEVEALGTSLEESERQLKEFNRVPHESINRLSFRNQNHGHPSSFSNRQGVPKIPYQWTNNRYSYSRGGLNQSRSEPVCFACGKKGHVKGAEGCPASRAQCLKCRGFGHFARQCLKRPNNDQRGPVPVKRIRAVHEKDEQNKDDDGYIFYAMGRNTFMFQIGDVEVPMVIDSGAAANIISITVWEEMKRLGAKVSNMSTMVDKDFTSYASTKPMEILGSFTATVQGGGRRTEATFYVAKKGQQCLLGDQTAKELSVLKVGFDVGNVEQQQEFTKFKGVVVEIPIDEEVQPVQQPYRRVPFALEEKVEEKLRMMLAQGIIERVRGPSRWVSPMVPVLKDSGEIRLCIDMRRANQAIIRETHPLPTVEELLGSVSGATVFSKLDVKDAYHQLEISEKSRTITTFITKSGLFR